A window from Entomoplasma freundtii encodes these proteins:
- the arcC gene encoding carbamate kinase, which translates to MGKIVVAIGGNALGNNPDDQRRIVKNTAKYLGELIEKKNDIIIVHGNGPQVGMINSAFDLAHQNDAKIPLMDFPECGALSEGYIGYHLQQALDNELTTRNLKKNVATIVTQTLVSESDPAFKNPTKPIGSFLSEGEAQTLAKKYNWTVKEDAGRGWRRVVASPKPLGLVELDIVKTLIANHDVPICAGGGGVPVVKKDGVLHGVPAVIDKDLAAAKLGDLVQTDILLVLTAVDYVWLNYNQPDAKSLKTMTVSEAEKYISENQFAAGSMLPKIEAALTFVKGHDKRIAYIGSLDKVDAILNGDSGTKIIN; encoded by the coding sequence ATGGGAAAAATTGTAGTTGCCATTGGTGGAAACGCTTTAGGTAACAACCCAGATGATCAACGCCGTATTGTTAAAAATACCGCCAAGTATCTGGGGGAACTAATTGAAAAAAAGAACGATATCATAATTGTTCATGGTAACGGACCACAAGTCGGGATGATTAATTCGGCTTTTGATTTAGCTCACCAAAATGATGCTAAAATTCCGTTAATGGACTTTCCAGAATGTGGGGCTTTGAGCGAGGGTTACATTGGTTACCACCTTCAACAAGCTCTTGATAATGAATTGACTACCCGTAATTTAAAGAAAAATGTTGCCACTATCGTAACTCAAACATTGGTCTCAGAAAGTGATCCTGCTTTTAAAAATCCAACGAAACCAATTGGTAGCTTTTTAAGCGAAGGAGAAGCACAAACTTTAGCTAAAAAGTATAACTGAACAGTTAAAGAAGATGCTGGTCGAGGGTGAAGGCGCGTGGTCGCTTCGCCCAAACCACTTGGGTTAGTCGAATTGGACATTGTTAAAACCTTAATTGCCAATCATGATGTGCCGATTTGCGCTGGTGGAGGTGGAGTACCTGTTGTTAAAAAAGACGGAGTACTTCATGGAGTGCCAGCAGTCATTGATAAAGATTTAGCGGCGGCTAAATTAGGTGATCTGGTTCAAACTGATATTTTACTTGTCTTAACGGCAGTTGATTATGTTTGGTTGAACTATAATCAGCCAGATGCTAAGTCATTGAAAACAATGACTGTTAGTGAAGCTGAAAAATATATTAGCGAAAACCAATTTGCTGCTGGTTCAATGTTGCCAAAAATCGAAGCTGCTTTGACTTTTGTTAAAGGCCACGATAAGCGTATCGCTTACATTGGATCATTAGATAAAGTTGATGCTATTTTAAATGGTGACTCTGGAACAAAAATTATTAATTAA